TCAGCACGGCGTCGAACGGCGCGAATCGGCGGATGGTGCGCTCCTCGAAGCCGGCGAGCCAGGCGAGCGCCTCGGCGAGCTGCCGCGCCGGCACGGCCCTCCCCCGCTCGAGCAGCCACCGGGTGAGCGGCTCGAGCAGCGACTCCGCCGCACCGTCGACCGGGATCGTCGCCGCGCCCGCCTGCCAGATGGTGCGGAACGCCGCGGGGTACCCCGGCTCGGGCGCGGGCGCCATCGCCTCGATGCCGTGGCCGAGCCCCTCGAACGCCTCGATCGCGCGGTCGAGGGCCGAGCGCGCCTCCTCGGCGAGGTCGATCTCGTAGGCGTCGTCCCACGGCGAATCCGTCATCACCCCGAGCTGGAACCGGCCCTCGCCGCGGATGGCCGCGCCGAGGTACGGGCCGTCGTCACCGGGCGCGCGCACCGCGAACCGGTGCGCGGCCGGGTACCCGAGGGGCGCGATGAGCCCGTCGAGGAGCAGCGCGGCGTCGGCGACGGTGCGCGCGATGGGACCGGCCACGCCGAGGCCCGCGAGGCCGGCCAGCCCGGAGCCCGACGGCACCCGGCCTCGGGACGGCTTCATGCCGACGAGTCCGCACACCGCCGCGGGAATGCGGATCGACCCGCCCCCGTCGGAGCCGGGTGCGAAGGGCAGCATGCCGGATGCCACGGCCGCCGCCGCGCCGCCGCTCGAGCCGCCCGCGCCGAGCGTCAGGTCCCACGGATTCCGCGTCGGGGTCCCCGCGAGTGCCTCCGTGTACGACGGGAGCCCGAACTCGGGCGTGGCGGTCTTCCCGAGGCTCACCGCACCGGCCGCGTCCACCGCCTGCACGAGGTCGTCGGACTCGTCGGGGACGAATCCGGCGAAGGCCCGCGAGCCGAAGGCCGCCGGCACGCCGGCGCGGCGGTTGAGGTCCTTGTCGGCGACCGGCATGCCCCAGAGCGGGGCGGCGGTCGGCACGTGCTCCTCGACGTGGCGCGCCCGGGCCAGCGCGGCGTCGGGCGTCACCGTCGCGAACGCGCCGACCTCCCCGTCGAGGCGTTCGATGCGCGCGAGGTAGTGCCGGGTGAGCTCGACCGGCGACACCTCGCGGCGCTGCAGCAGCTGGTGGAGCTGGAGGGCGGTGTACTCGTGCAGCTCGGTCACCCCCCGAGCCTACGACCGCACCAGCACCGTCGGGGCGCGGCGACGCCGCCACGAGCCCGCGCCCGCGGCATCCGCTCGCTACTTGAGCGACTTCTGCAGCAGCACCGTGCCGAGCCAGCGGTCGAACTTGAACCCGACGCGGCCCATGCGTCCGATCTCCTGGAAGCCGAACCTCTCGTGCAGCGCGATCGACGCGTCGGCACCCTGGTCGGCGATCACGGCGATGATCTCCTTGAGGCCCGCCGCCTTGGAGCGGTCGATGAGCTCGGCCAGGAGGGCGCGGCCGAGGCCCTTGCCCGCCGCAGCGGGCCCGAGGTAGATCGAGTTCTCCACGGTGTAGCGGTAGGCACGCTTCTGCTTCCACGGCGCGACCAGGGCGTATCCCAACAGCTGCCCGCTCGGCGACTCGGCCACGAGGAAGGGCATCCCGAGCTTGTCGAGGTAGGCGAACTTCGCCTTCCACTCCTTGAGGGTCATCGCGTCCTCGTCGAAGGTGACGGTGGAGTTCGCGACGTAGTAGTTGTAGATCTCCCGCACGGCCGGCATGTCGGCGAGCACGGCGTCACGGATGGTGAAGTCGAACGGCTTCTCGGGCTCGGGGGCCTTGCGGAGATGCCGCGGCAGGACCCGCCGTTCCTGGTATTCCTCCTCGAGCATTGCAGCAGACTACCGCCGAAGGGGCGGCACCGGATGCCCCTGGCGCCTCACGCGGGCAGGCTCCAGTCGACCGGCTCGCCGCCCTGCGCGACGAGCATCGCGTTGGCACGGCTGAACGGCCGCGACCCGAAGAAGCCGCGGCTCGCGGACAGCGGGCTCGGATGCGCCGACTCGATCACGGGGGTGCGGCCGAGCAGGGGCCGGAGCCCCTGTGCGTCGCGGCCCCACAGGATGGCGACGAGCGGCTGGTCGCGCGCGACGAGCGTGCGGATGGCGTGATCGGTCACCGCCTCCCAGCCCTTGCCCCGGTGCGACGCCGGCGCGCCGGGGCGCACGGTCAGCACCCGGTTGAGCAGCATGACGCCGTTCGCGCTCCACGGGGTGAGGTCGCCATGGCTCGGCGGCGTCGTGCCGAGGTCGTCGGCGAGCTCGCGGTAGATGTTCGCGAGGCTTCGCGGCACCGGCCGAACGTCGGGATCGACCGCGAAGGACAGGCCGATCGGATGTCCCGGCGTCGGGTAGGGGTCCTGGCCGACGATGAGCACGCGCACGTCGTCGAGCGGGGGGCCGAACGCGCGCAGCACGTGCTCGCCGCTCGGGAGGTAGCCGTGGCCGGCCGCGGTCTCGGCGCGGAGGAAGTCGCCCATCTCGGCGATGCGCGGCCCGACCGGGGCGAGTGCGCGTGCCCAGCCCGGGTCGATGAGCCCGCCGGCGGAGAGCTCGTCGAGGGACTTCCCGGGCACGGTCAACTGCCGATCGTGGAGACCAGCACGCCGCCCTCGGTCGGGAGGACCCGCCAGACGCTGCCGCTCCCCTCGACCCGCAGGCCGCCCTCGCCCACGATCAGTGCCGTGCGCTCGTCGATGCCGAGCCCGCCGGCGACGAGACCGGATTCGACCGCGGCGACCAGGCGGGAGAGCATGCCGCGCTGGGCGACGTGCACCTCGATGGCGACGTCGACGAGCCCGATGCCCGCCTCGATCTCGAGCTCGAATGCCGGTTCGTCCAGGTCCTCGGGGTCCTCGGGTGACACGACCACGCCGCCGATGCGCGTGCCGCTGCCGAGCGAGCCCTCGGCCGCGATCATCGCGCCGGCCGAGGCGCCGAGGTAGGGCACCCCATCGGCGACGAGCCGACGCAGTTCGCCGAACACCGGCTCCAGTCCGGCGCGAACGTCCTCGACGAGTCCGCCGCCCACGGCGATGCCGTCGACGTCGGCGATCGCCTCGAGCCCGATCGGCGCGCCGGGCCGTCCGGCGGTGAGCTGCGCGTCGATCTCGTCGCCGCCGGAGGCCGCGGACAGCAGGTCGGCGAGCGCCGCCGCCTTCTCCTCGGCCTCGGGGTGCAGTGAGATCACGGCGATGCGGGGCCGCGCCCGACCGGCGGCCTGCGCCCGCAGGGCCGCCTCGGCGACGAACGGCGCATGCAGCGGGGCATCCGCCGTCGTGGTCGCGCCCCCGCCGATCAGGTGGACGCTCACGCGGCATCCTCCCCCGCGGTGACCGGAGGGAGGGCCGACCACGGGAAGATGATCCAGTCGTCGGTGCGGCGATAGTCGAAGTCGGGCACGAGCACCGTGTGCGACTTGGTGTAGAGCGTCGCCGTGCGCACCTCCGCACCCTCGTCGCGGATGATCGCCACCACCTTGGCGAGCGTGCGGCCGGAGTCGGAGACGTCGTCGACGAGCAGCACCCGCTTGCCGCCGAGGGCAGGGGCGTCGAGCATCGGCGGGTGCAGCACCGGCTCGGGCAGTCGTTCGTCGATGCCCGAGTAGAACTCCACGTTGATGGAGCCGCACGCCTTGGTGCCGAGGGCGTACGAGATCGCACCGGCGAGCAGCAGCCCCCCGCGGGCGATGGCGATCACGACGTCGGGGGTGAACCCCGACCGCAGCACGTCGCCCGCGAGCGAGCGAGCCGCCTCGCCGAACTCATCCCAGGTGAGGATCTCGCGGCGGATCCCGTCGACGCCGGTGCCCGCGTCGTTCGCATCGAAGGTCATCCGAACAGGCTACCCGGCGGCGCCCGTGGGTCGCTCGGGTGCGGCGGGCTCCTCGGGCGGCAGCGAGTGGGTGGCGGCCGG
This DNA window, taken from Agromyces sp. 3263, encodes the following:
- a CDS encoding amidase produces the protein MTELHEYTALQLHQLLQRREVSPVELTRHYLARIERLDGEVGAFATVTPDAALARARHVEEHVPTAAPLWGMPVADKDLNRRAGVPAAFGSRAFAGFVPDESDDLVQAVDAAGAVSLGKTATPEFGLPSYTEALAGTPTRNPWDLTLGAGGSSGGAAAAVASGMLPFAPGSDGGGSIRIPAAVCGLVGMKPSRGRVPSGSGLAGLAGLGVAGPIARTVADAALLLDGLIAPLGYPAAHRFAVRAPGDDGPYLGAAIRGEGRFQLGVMTDSPWDDAYEIDLAEEARSALDRAIEAFEGLGHGIEAMAPAPEPGYPAAFRTIWQAGAATIPVDGAAESLLEPLTRWLLERGRAVPARQLAEALAWLAGFEERTIRRFAPFDAVLTPALALTPPAVGWYDADDGERNFAQQVQVTPFTSFVNVAGLPAITVPVEETAAGVPMGVQLIGRPGGEEVLFALAAQLERRVRRVHQHPPVW
- a CDS encoding Type 1 glutamine amidotransferase-like domain-containing protein, with product MSVHLIGGGATTTADAPLHAPFVAEAALRAQAAGRARPRIAVISLHPEAEEKAAALADLLSAASGGDEIDAQLTAGRPGAPIGLEAIADVDGIAVGGGLVEDVRAGLEPVFGELRRLVADGVPYLGASAGAMIAAEGSLGSGTRIGGVVVSPEDPEDLDEPAFELEIEAGIGLVDVAIEVHVAQRGMLSRLVAAVESGLVAGGLGIDERTALIVGEGGLRVEGSGSVWRVLPTEGGVLVSTIGS
- a CDS encoding uracil-DNA glycosylase yields the protein MTVPGKSLDELSAGGLIDPGWARALAPVGPRIAEMGDFLRAETAAGHGYLPSGEHVLRAFGPPLDDVRVLIVGQDPYPTPGHPIGLSFAVDPDVRPVPRSLANIYRELADDLGTTPPSHGDLTPWSANGVMLLNRVLTVRPGAPASHRGKGWEAVTDHAIRTLVARDQPLVAILWGRDAQGLRPLLGRTPVIESAHPSPLSASRGFFGSRPFSRANAMLVAQGGEPVDWSLPA
- a CDS encoding N-acetyltransferase family protein, which codes for MLEEEYQERRVLPRHLRKAPEPEKPFDFTIRDAVLADMPAVREIYNYYVANSTVTFDEDAMTLKEWKAKFAYLDKLGMPFLVAESPSGQLLGYALVAPWKQKRAYRYTVENSIYLGPAAAGKGLGRALLAELIDRSKAAGLKEIIAVIADQGADASIALHERFGFQEIGRMGRVGFKFDRWLGTVLLQKSLK
- a CDS encoding phosphoribosyltransferase, encoding MTFDANDAGTGVDGIRREILTWDEFGEAARSLAGDVLRSGFTPDVVIAIARGGLLLAGAISYALGTKACGSINVEFYSGIDERLPEPVLHPPMLDAPALGGKRVLLVDDVSDSGRTLAKVVAIIRDEGAEVRTATLYTKSHTVLVPDFDYRRTDDWIIFPWSALPPVTAGEDAA